One region of Streptomyces subrutilus genomic DNA includes:
- a CDS encoding TetR/AcrR family transcriptional regulator, whose translation MTTGVRRRMGVEERRQQLIGVALELFSHRSPDDVSIDEIAAAAGISRPLVYHYFPGKLSLYEAALRRAADELALRFVEPREGPLGARLLRVMGRFFSFVDEHGPGFSALMRGGPAVGSSQTNVMIDEVRQAAYEQILAHLGIGLQDPPARLELVVRSWVSLAESTALIWLDGRKIPRAELELQLVHDFAALAAVSAAYDAEMAGILGRILAGEPADGPFGDLVGRLGGLVPTGVPDRADLAR comes from the coding sequence ATGACAACCGGGGTGCGGCGCAGGATGGGTGTCGAGGAGCGGCGGCAGCAGCTGATCGGGGTTGCCCTGGAGCTGTTCAGCCACCGCTCCCCCGACGATGTGTCGATCGACGAGATCGCTGCGGCCGCGGGGATATCGCGGCCGCTGGTCTACCACTACTTTCCGGGCAAGCTCAGCCTGTACGAGGCGGCGCTGCGGCGGGCCGCCGACGAGCTGGCGCTGCGGTTCGTGGAGCCGCGGGAGGGGCCGCTCGGGGCCCGGCTGCTGCGCGTGATGGGGCGGTTCTTCTCGTTCGTCGACGAACACGGGCCGGGTTTCTCGGCGTTGATGCGCGGCGGCCCGGCGGTGGGGAGCAGCCAGACCAACGTCATGATCGACGAGGTGCGGCAGGCCGCGTACGAGCAGATCCTCGCGCACCTGGGCATCGGCCTGCAGGACCCGCCGGCGCGGCTGGAGCTGGTCGTGCGGTCCTGGGTGTCGCTGGCCGAGTCCACCGCGCTGATCTGGCTGGACGGGCGGAAGATCCCCCGGGCCGAGCTGGAGTTGCAGCTGGTGCACGATTTCGCGGCGCTGGCCGCGGTGAGCGCCGCGTACGACGCCGAGATGGCGGGGATCCTCGGACGGATCCTGGCCGGCGAACCCGCCGACGGGCCGTTCGGCGACCTGGTCGGGCGGCTCGGCGGGCTGGTTCCGACCGGGGTGCCCGACCGAGCTGATCTTGCTCGATAA
- the pulA gene encoding pullulanase-type alpha-1,6-glucosidase, translating to MIRPAAGVLAAALAVTLLPALPAAAAAAKAPAPPSDAKLAAQPARHDLTREQFYFVLPDRFANGDPRNDRGGLTGSRLETGLDPTDKGFYQGGDLKGLTDRLDYIKGLGTTAIWMAPIFKNQPVQGKGDDVSAGYHGYWITDFTQVDPHFGTNADLERLIDKAHGKGMKVFFDVITNHTADVVDYREASYSYLSKGAFPYLTKDGVPFDDSDYADGKGKFPKTGAGSFPRTPFVPDAKKNAKVPAWLNDPQMYHNRGDSTFAGESSEQGDFFGLDDLWTERPEVVSGMEKIYRKWVEEFDIDGFRIDTVKHVNLDFWSQWATALDAYAAKRGRDDFFMFGEVYSADTAVTSPYVTRGRLDSTLDFPLQDAIRAYAAQGAGAGRLAAVLADDYRYTTDKANAYEQVTFLGNHDMGRFGSFLKQDRPGAGEQELLDRYRLANELMFFSRGNPVIYSGDEQGFTGAGGDKDARQPLFGSRVADYLDDDQLGTARTHASDAYDPQHPLYKQISALSKLAQDHPALRDGVQSERVADGSVYAFARTEPRSRTEYLVAANNAPEPKAVEIDAPAGAQYRTLYGGTALLRASAAGKLTVVVPAHGSVVLQATAPLAAPAAKPAVTLKAPAPGATGTVELTADVTGGGLNRVVFAAQTGNGPWQVLGSADHAPYKVTQHITAPAGTALRYKAVAVDSAGRTASALAQSAAGQVPPKETPTATQRDYAVVHYNRPDGDYTDWRLYAWGDIAEGEATPWPAGHAFTGRDAYGAFTYVKLKPGASSVGYLVIDKDGNKDVAADRTIDVTRTGEIWLEQGKEPARTDRPAYPPQDTSKAVLHHQRPDGAYEGWGLHVWTGAANPTDWSKPLLPARTDAYGAVYEVPLAAGATSLSYILHKGDEKDLPSDQSLDLKANGHEVWMLGGKEKYLLPQPAGSGAALDLTKAQAVWIDRDTLAWNAPAAAASAQLLASRDGAVKAENGTLREGGARWLRLNRSELTAAQKQKFPHLAAYSAFSVDPRDRDRVREALRGQLVASARAANGAVLAATGVQLAGVLDDLYATTSALGPVFADGRPTLSVWAPTAQQVALELDGRAVPMRRDDATGVWSVRGERSWAAKPYRYAVTVWAPSTGQVVRNLVTDPYSTALTADSTHSLAVDLADPKLAPPGWKDLRKPAPVPFTSAQIQELHIRDFSVADRTSKHPGQYLAFTDTRSAGMTHLRDLAASGTSYVHLLPAFDIGTIPEKAADRTEPACDLKVYAPDSQEQQACVAAAAAKDAYNWGYDPLHYTVPEGSYASDPNGTARTVEFRRMVQSLNKAGLRTVMDVVYNHTVASGQSDKSVLDRIVPGYYQRLLADGSVATSTCCANTAPENAMMGRLVVDSLVTWAKDYKVDGFRFDLMGHHPKANILAVRKALDELTPAKDGVDGKKIVLYGEGWNFGEIADDARFVQATQKNMAGTGIATFSDRARDAVRGGGPFDEDPRVQGFATGLFTEPNGSPANGTPAEQKARLLHAQDLIKVGLSGNLASYTFTDTTGRRVKGSEVDYNGAPAGYAAAPGDALAYADAHDNETLADALTYKLPPATGAADKARMQVLAMATAALSQGPALSQAGTDLLRSKSLDRNSYDSGDWFNALHWDCRDGNGFGRGLPPAADNASKWLYAKPLLSSPAPGCAEITGASAAYRDLLRIRTTEGAFALTTPQAVQDRLSFPLSGTQETPGVITMVLGDLVVVFNATPTARPQRVPALAGTAYALHPVQAAGSDATVKRSTYDATTGEFTVPARTVSVFTRR from the coding sequence TTGATACGCCCTGCCGCAGGAGTCCTCGCCGCCGCCCTGGCCGTGACGCTCCTGCCCGCCCTGCCCGCCGCGGCGGCCGCCGCCAAGGCGCCCGCCCCGCCCTCGGACGCGAAGCTCGCCGCCCAGCCGGCCCGGCACGACCTGACCCGGGAGCAGTTCTACTTCGTGCTCCCGGACCGGTTCGCGAACGGTGACCCGCGCAACGACCGGGGCGGCCTCACCGGCTCCCGCCTGGAGACCGGCCTCGACCCGACGGACAAGGGCTTCTACCAGGGCGGCGACCTCAAGGGGCTCACCGACCGGCTCGACTACATCAAGGGTCTGGGGACGACGGCCATCTGGATGGCGCCGATCTTCAAGAACCAGCCGGTGCAGGGGAAGGGTGACGACGTCTCGGCCGGCTACCACGGGTACTGGATCACCGACTTCACGCAGGTCGACCCGCACTTCGGCACCAACGCCGACCTGGAGCGGTTGATCGACAAGGCCCACGGGAAGGGGATGAAGGTCTTCTTCGACGTCATCACCAACCACACGGCCGACGTCGTGGACTACCGGGAGGCGTCCTACTCGTACCTGTCGAAGGGCGCGTTCCCCTACCTGACCAAGGACGGGGTGCCCTTCGACGACTCGGACTACGCCGACGGGAAGGGGAAGTTCCCCAAGACCGGGGCCGGCTCCTTCCCGCGGACCCCGTTCGTCCCCGACGCCAAGAAGAACGCCAAGGTGCCGGCCTGGCTCAACGACCCGCAGATGTACCACAACCGGGGCGACTCCACCTTCGCCGGCGAGTCCTCCGAGCAGGGCGACTTCTTCGGCCTCGACGACCTGTGGACCGAGCGTCCCGAGGTCGTCAGCGGGATGGAGAAGATCTACCGGAAGTGGGTCGAGGAGTTCGACATCGACGGCTTCCGGATCGACACCGTCAAGCACGTCAACCTGGACTTCTGGAGCCAGTGGGCCACCGCGCTCGACGCGTACGCGGCCAAGCGCGGCCGGGACGACTTCTTCATGTTCGGCGAGGTCTACTCCGCCGACACGGCCGTCACCTCCCCGTACGTGACGCGCGGCCGCCTCGACTCCACCCTCGACTTCCCGCTCCAGGACGCGATCCGCGCGTACGCCGCCCAGGGCGCGGGAGCCGGCCGGCTGGCCGCCGTCCTGGCCGACGACTACCGGTACACCACCGACAAGGCCAACGCCTACGAGCAGGTGACCTTCCTCGGCAACCACGACATGGGGCGCTTCGGCTCCTTCCTGAAGCAGGACCGGCCGGGCGCGGGGGAGCAGGAGCTGCTCGACCGCTACCGGCTGGCCAACGAGCTGATGTTCTTCTCCCGCGGCAACCCGGTGATCTACTCCGGTGACGAGCAGGGCTTCACGGGCGCGGGCGGTGACAAGGACGCGCGCCAGCCGCTGTTCGGGTCGCGGGTCGCCGACTACCTCGACGACGACCAGCTCGGGACGGCGCGCACCCACGCGAGCGACGCCTACGATCCGCAGCACCCGCTCTACAAGCAGATCAGCGCTCTCTCCAAGCTGGCCCAGGACCACCCCGCCCTGCGCGACGGCGTCCAGAGCGAGCGCGTCGCCGACGGATCCGTCTACGCCTTCGCCCGGACGGAACCGCGCAGCCGCACCGAGTACCTCGTCGCCGCGAACAACGCGCCCGAACCCAAGGCCGTGGAGATCGACGCCCCGGCCGGCGCCCAGTACCGCACCCTGTACGGCGGGACCGCGCTGCTGCGCGCCTCGGCGGCCGGCAAGCTCACCGTCGTCGTCCCCGCCCACGGCTCGGTGGTCCTCCAGGCCACCGCCCCCCTCGCCGCGCCCGCCGCCAAGCCCGCCGTGACCCTCAAGGCCCCGGCCCCCGGCGCAACCGGCACCGTCGAACTCACCGCCGACGTCACCGGCGGCGGCCTGAACCGGGTGGTCTTCGCCGCCCAGACCGGCAACGGCCCCTGGCAGGTCCTCGGCTCCGCCGACCACGCCCCCTACAAGGTCACCCAGCACATCACCGCTCCCGCCGGAACGGCCCTGCGCTACAAGGCCGTCGCCGTGGACTCCGCCGGCCGCACCGCGAGCGCGCTCGCCCAGTCCGCCGCCGGACAGGTCCCGCCGAAGGAGACCCCGACCGCCACCCAGCGCGACTACGCCGTCGTCCACTACAACCGCCCCGACGGCGACTACACCGACTGGCGCCTCTACGCCTGGGGCGACATCGCCGAGGGCGAGGCCACGCCGTGGCCCGCCGGGCACGCATTCACCGGCCGCGACGCCTACGGCGCCTTCACGTACGTCAAGCTCAAGCCCGGCGCCTCCTCCGTCGGCTACCTCGTCATCGACAAGGACGGCAACAAGGACGTCGCCGCCGACCGCACCATCGACGTGACCCGCACCGGCGAGATCTGGCTCGAGCAGGGCAAGGAACCCGCCCGCACCGACCGCCCCGCCTACCCGCCACAGGACACCTCCAAGGCCGTCCTGCACCACCAGCGCCCCGACGGCGCCTACGAGGGCTGGGGCCTGCACGTCTGGACCGGCGCCGCCAACCCCACCGACTGGTCCAAGCCGCTGCTCCCCGCCCGCACCGACGCCTACGGCGCGGTGTACGAGGTCCCGCTCGCGGCCGGGGCCACCAGCCTCAGCTACATCCTCCACAAGGGCGACGAGAAGGACCTCCCCTCCGACCAGTCCCTCGACCTGAAGGCCAACGGCCACGAGGTCTGGATGCTGGGCGGCAAGGAGAAGTACCTCCTCCCGCAGCCCGCGGGCTCCGGCGCCGCGCTGGACCTCACCAAGGCCCAGGCCGTCTGGATCGACCGCGACACCCTCGCCTGGAACGCCCCCGCGGCCGCCGCCTCCGCCCAGCTCCTCGCCTCCCGCGACGGCGCCGTCAAGGCCGAGAACGGCACCCTGCGCGAGGGCGGGGCCCGGTGGCTGCGCCTGAACCGCTCCGAGCTCACCGCCGCCCAGAAGCAGAAGTTCCCGCACCTGGCCGCCTACTCAGCCTTCAGCGTCGACCCGCGCGACCGCGACCGGGTCCGCGAGGCCCTGCGCGGCCAGCTCGTCGCCAGTGCCCGCGCCGCGAACGGCGCCGTCCTTGCCGCCACCGGGGTACAGCTCGCCGGGGTCCTGGACGACCTGTACGCCACCACCTCCGCCCTCGGCCCGGTCTTCGCGGACGGCCGCCCCACCCTCTCCGTCTGGGCCCCGACCGCCCAGCAGGTCGCGCTCGAACTCGACGGCCGCGCCGTCCCCATGCGCCGCGACGACGCCACCGGCGTCTGGTCCGTGCGCGGTGAGCGCTCCTGGGCCGCCAAGCCCTACCGCTACGCCGTGACCGTGTGGGCGCCCAGCACCGGCCAGGTGGTCCGCAACCTCGTCACCGACCCGTACTCCACGGCCCTGACCGCCGACTCCACCCACAGCCTGGCCGTGGACCTCGCCGACCCGAAGCTCGCCCCGCCCGGCTGGAAGGACCTGCGCAAGCCCGCGCCCGTCCCCTTCACCTCCGCCCAGATCCAGGAGCTCCACATCCGCGACTTCTCGGTCGCGGACCGCACCTCCAAGCACCCCGGCCAGTACCTGGCCTTCACCGACACCCGCTCGGCGGGCATGACCCACCTGCGCGACCTGGCCGCCTCCGGAACCTCGTACGTCCACCTCCTGCCGGCCTTCGACATCGGCACCATCCCGGAGAAGGCCGCGGACCGCACCGAACCCGCCTGCGACCTCAAGGTCTACGCCCCGGACTCGCAGGAGCAGCAGGCCTGCGTGGCCGCCGCGGCCGCGAAGGACGCCTACAACTGGGGCTACGACCCCCTGCACTACACCGTCCCCGAGGGCAGCTACGCGAGCGACCCGAACGGCACCGCCCGCACCGTCGAGTTCCGCAGGATGGTCCAGTCCCTCAACAAGGCCGGGCTGCGCACCGTGATGGACGTGGTCTACAACCACACCGTCGCCTCCGGGCAGTCGGACAAGTCCGTCCTCGACCGCATCGTCCCCGGGTACTACCAGCGGCTCCTGGCCGACGGCAGCGTCGCCACCTCCACCTGCTGCGCCAACACCGCTCCCGAGAACGCCATGATGGGCCGGCTCGTCGTGGACTCCCTCGTCACCTGGGCGAAGGACTACAAGGTCGACGGCTTCCGCTTCGACCTCATGGGCCACCACCCGAAGGCCAACATCCTCGCCGTCCGCAAGGCCCTCGACGAGCTGACCCCCGCCAAGGACGGGGTCGACGGCAAGAAGATCGTCCTGTACGGGGAGGGCTGGAACTTCGGCGAGATCGCCGACGACGCCCGCTTCGTGCAGGCCACGCAGAAGAACATGGCCGGCACCGGCATCGCCACCTTCTCCGACCGGGCGCGCGACGCGGTCCGCGGCGGCGGCCCCTTCGACGAGGACCCGCGCGTCCAGGGCTTCGCCACCGGCCTGTTCACCGAGCCCAACGGCTCGCCCGCCAACGGGACCCCGGCCGAGCAGAAGGCCCGCCTCCTGCACGCCCAGGACCTGATCAAGGTCGGCCTGTCCGGCAACCTCGCCTCCTACACCTTCACCGACACCACCGGGCGCCGCGTCAAGGGTTCCGAGGTCGACTACAACGGCGCCCCGGCGGGCTACGCGGCCGCCCCCGGCGACGCCCTCGCCTACGCCGACGCCCACGACAACGAGACCCTCGCCGACGCCCTGACCTACAAGCTCCCGCCGGCCACCGGCGCGGCCGACAAGGCCCGCATGCAGGTCCTGGCCATGGCCACGGCCGCGCTCTCCCAGGGCCCGGCCCTCTCCCAGGCGGGCACGGACCTGCTGCGCTCCAAGTCGCTGGACCGCAACTCCTACGACAGCGGCGACTGGTTCAACGCCCTCCACTGGGACTGCCGCGACGGCAACGGCTTCGGCCGCGGCCTGCCCCCGGCCGCCGACAACGCCTCCAAGTGGCTCTACGCGAAGCCCCTGCTGAGCTCCCCGGCCCCCGGCTGCGCCGAGATCACCGGAGCCTCGGCCGCCTACCGCGACCTGCTGCGGATCCGCACGACGGAAGGCGCCTTCGCCCTCACCACCCCGCAGGCGGTCCAGGACCGGCTGTCCTTCCCGCTCTCCGGCACGCAGGAGACCCCGGGAGTGATCACCATGGTCCTCGGCGACCTGGTGGTGGTCTTCAACGCCACCCCCACCGCCCGCCCCCAGCGCGTCCCGGCCCTCGCCGGCACCGCCTACGCCCTGCACCCGGTGCAGGCCGCGGGCTCCGACGCCACCGTCAAGCGGTCCACCTACGACGCGACGACAGGAGAGTTCACCGTCCCCGCCCGCACCGTCTCGGTCTTCACACGGCGCTGA
- a CDS encoding PDR/VanB family oxidoreductase: MRRALAVTAAAGAAWAARRALSRRVAASPLWPLPALGTPVSGYSPRRPLRALITSRGEPAEGVLRLTLESPELPAWTPGAHVDVVLPSGLVRQYSLCGDPADAGAYTIAIRLVEDGRGGSREAHARLVEGAELQLRPPRNRFELEPAPSYVFVAGGIGITPILPMLRAATAAGADWTLLYGGRSRASMPFLADLAVHGDRVTLVPEDEAGLPDLSALAAARPGTLVYCCGPEPLMEAVTAAAADPAAVRLERFAPSAPGPARPFTVELRRSGRTVEVGAAESALAAVRRELPGTPYSCGQGFCGTCQQRVLAGEVEHHDELLTDGEREDSMLLCVSRAKDGHLALDL; this comes from the coding sequence ATGAGGCGCGCCCTCGCGGTCACCGCCGCCGCCGGCGCCGCCTGGGCGGCGAGGCGGGCCCTGAGCCGCCGGGTCGCGGCCTCCCCGCTCTGGCCGCTGCCCGCCCTGGGGACCCCCGTCTCGGGGTACTCGCCGCGCCGCCCGCTGCGCGCGCTGATCACCTCCCGCGGCGAACCGGCGGAGGGGGTGCTCCGGCTGACCCTGGAATCCCCGGAGCTCCCCGCGTGGACCCCGGGCGCGCACGTGGACGTCGTCCTGCCCTCGGGCCTGGTCCGCCAGTACTCCCTGTGCGGCGACCCGGCGGACGCCGGGGCGTACACGATCGCGATCCGGCTGGTCGAGGACGGCCGCGGCGGCTCCCGCGAGGCGCACGCGCGGCTGGTCGAGGGCGCCGAGCTGCAACTGCGGCCGCCGCGCAACCGGTTCGAGCTGGAGCCGGCACCCTCGTACGTGTTCGTCGCGGGCGGCATCGGCATCACCCCGATCCTGCCGATGCTGCGGGCGGCCACGGCCGCGGGCGCCGACTGGACCCTGCTCTACGGGGGCCGCTCGCGCGCCTCGATGCCGTTCCTCGCCGACCTGGCGGTCCACGGCGACCGGGTCACCCTCGTCCCCGAGGACGAGGCGGGCCTGCCCGACCTGTCGGCGCTCGCCGCGGCCCGGCCGGGGACCCTGGTCTACTGCTGCGGTCCGGAGCCGCTGATGGAGGCCGTGACGGCGGCGGCCGCGGACCCGGCCGCCGTCCGCCTGGAGCGGTTCGCCCCCTCGGCGCCGGGGCCCGCCCGGCCCTTCACCGTCGAACTGCGGCGCTCGGGGCGCACGGTGGAGGTGGGCGCGGCCGAGAGCGCGCTCGCCGCGGTGCGCCGGGAGCTGCCGGGCACCCCGTACTCCTGCGGGCAGGGGTTCTGCGGGACCTGCCAACAGCGGGTGCTGGCGGGCGAGGTGGAGCACCACGACGAGCTGCTCACGGACGGCGAACGCGAGGACTCGATGCTGCTGTGCGTCTCGCGCGCCAAGGACGGTCACCTCGCCCTGGACCTGTGA
- a CDS encoding metal-dependent hydrolase — translation MSNTPLAPAPVASEHVDLKPRNVSFGWEDTPLHWLPNDPFTGHMINVLHLLLPAGERWFVHVYKQVLPYITDERLRADVVGFIGQEAMHAAAHDDVLPHLKRLGLDPTPYTAQVDWLFEKLLGDRTLPPGRARRWWLMERVAMIAAIEHYTAFLGDWVLNAEELDRRGADPMMLDLLRWHGAEEVEHRSVAFDLFMHVDGGYRRRARTWATAFSALVFLWQRGVRFFMENDPHLVDGKASFGQFFRAGQQGVLPSAGAMLKSIPKYLARTYHPSQEGSTAQAVAYLAASPGANGGRPSSPSGLTNAAGAHRGVTA, via the coding sequence TGTCTAATACGCCGCTCGCGCCCGCCCCCGTGGCGTCGGAACACGTGGACCTGAAGCCCCGGAACGTGTCCTTCGGCTGGGAGGACACCCCGCTCCACTGGCTGCCGAACGACCCCTTCACCGGGCACATGATCAATGTGCTGCACCTGTTGCTCCCCGCGGGTGAGCGGTGGTTCGTGCACGTCTACAAGCAGGTGCTCCCGTACATCACGGACGAGCGGCTGCGCGCGGACGTCGTCGGCTTCATCGGCCAGGAGGCCATGCACGCCGCCGCGCACGACGACGTCCTGCCCCACCTGAAACGGCTGGGGCTGGACCCGACCCCGTACACGGCGCAGGTCGACTGGCTCTTCGAGAAGCTGCTGGGCGACCGGACCCTGCCGCCGGGCAGGGCCCGCCGCTGGTGGCTGATGGAGCGGGTCGCGATGATCGCCGCGATCGAGCACTACACGGCGTTCCTGGGCGACTGGGTGCTGAACGCCGAGGAGTTGGACCGGCGGGGCGCCGACCCGATGATGCTGGACCTGCTGCGCTGGCACGGGGCGGAGGAGGTGGAGCACCGCTCGGTGGCCTTCGACCTGTTCATGCACGTGGACGGCGGCTACCGGCGCCGCGCCCGGACCTGGGCGACGGCCTTCTCGGCGCTGGTCTTCCTGTGGCAGCGGGGCGTCCGCTTCTTCATGGAGAACGACCCGCACCTGGTGGACGGCAAGGCCTCCTTCGGCCAGTTCTTCCGGGCGGGGCAGCAGGGCGTCCTGCCGTCCGCGGGCGCCATGCTGAAGTCCATACCGAAGTACCTCGCCCGTACCTACCACCCCTCGCAGGAGGGCTCGACGGCCCAGGCGGTGGCCTACCTGGCCGCCTCGCCCGGCGCGAACGGCGGCCGCCCCAGCAGCCCCAGCGGCCTGACGAACGCCGCCGGCGCGCACCGCGGGGTGACGGCATGA
- a CDS encoding carbohydrate-binding module family 20 domain-containing protein — MARTRRPLSAAAVAVAALAAASLTAQAPQAQAAPPGAKDVTAVLFEWRFDAVGKACTDSLGPAGYGYVQVSPPQEHIQGSQWWTSYQPVSYKIAGRLGDRAAFKAMVDTCHAAGVKVVADSVINHMAAGDGTGTGGSSYTKYGYPGIYSGSDMDDCRAVISNYQDRANVQNCELVQLADLDTGEDYVRGRIAGYLNDLLSLGVDGFRIDAAKHMPAADLADIKSRLSNPGAYWKLEAIHGAGEAVSPSEYLGSGDVQEFRYARDLKRVFQNENLAYLKNFGEAWGHMPGGQSAVFVDNHDTERGGDTLSYKDGANYTLANVFMLAWPYGSPDVHSGYEWTDKDAGPPNGGAVSACYADGWKCQHAWREISSMVAFRNAARGQGVTNWWDNGADQIAFGRGTKAYVAINHEASALTRTFQTSLPGGDYCDVQSGRVVNVGSGGQFTATLGAGTALALHAGARTCSGGTTPPPPAASGASFAVNATTVPGQSIHVTGDRAELGAWNTGSALKLDPASYPVWKLDVPLPPGTSFAYKYVRKDASGSVTWESGANRTATVPASGKVTLSDTWRN; from the coding sequence ATGGCCCGCACCCGCAGACCCCTTTCGGCCGCCGCCGTCGCCGTCGCGGCGCTCGCCGCCGCGTCCCTCACCGCGCAGGCGCCGCAGGCTCAGGCCGCGCCCCCCGGGGCCAAGGACGTCACCGCCGTGCTGTTCGAGTGGCGGTTCGATGCCGTGGGCAAGGCCTGTACCGACAGCCTGGGGCCCGCCGGTTACGGGTACGTCCAGGTCTCGCCCCCGCAGGAGCACATCCAGGGGTCCCAGTGGTGGACGTCCTACCAGCCCGTCAGCTACAAGATCGCCGGCCGGCTCGGCGACCGGGCCGCCTTCAAGGCCATGGTCGACACCTGTCACGCCGCCGGCGTGAAAGTCGTCGCCGACTCCGTCATCAACCACATGGCCGCCGGGGACGGGACGGGGACCGGGGGGAGTTCGTACACGAAGTACGGCTATCCGGGCATCTACTCCGGCTCCGACATGGACGACTGCCGGGCGGTCATCTCCAACTACCAGGACAGGGCCAACGTCCAGAACTGCGAGCTCGTGCAGCTGGCCGACCTGGACACCGGTGAGGACTACGTGCGGGGCCGGATCGCCGGCTACCTCAACGACCTGCTGTCGCTGGGCGTCGACGGGTTCCGGATCGACGCCGCCAAGCACATGCCCGCCGCCGACCTCGCCGACATCAAGTCCCGGCTGAGCAACCCGGGGGCCTACTGGAAGCTGGAGGCCATCCACGGCGCGGGCGAGGCCGTCTCGCCGAGCGAGTACCTCGGCAGCGGGGACGTGCAGGAGTTCCGGTACGCGCGGGACCTGAAGCGGGTCTTCCAGAACGAGAACCTGGCCTACCTGAAGAACTTCGGCGAGGCATGGGGGCACATGCCCGGCGGGCAGTCCGCCGTCTTCGTCGACAACCACGACACCGAGCGCGGCGGGGACACCCTCAGCTACAAGGACGGCGCGAACTACACCCTCGCCAACGTGTTCATGCTGGCCTGGCCCTACGGCTCCCCGGACGTGCACTCCGGTTACGAGTGGACCGACAAGGACGCCGGCCCGCCCAACGGCGGGGCGGTGAGCGCCTGTTACGCGGACGGCTGGAAGTGCCAGCACGCCTGGCGGGAGATCTCCTCCATGGTCGCCTTCCGGAACGCGGCGCGCGGTCAGGGCGTCACGAACTGGTGGGACAACGGAGCGGACCAGATCGCCTTCGGGCGCGGCACCAAGGCGTACGTGGCGATCAACCACGAGGCGAGCGCCCTGACCCGCACCTTCCAGACCTCCCTCCCGGGCGGCGACTACTGCGACGTGCAGAGCGGGCGGGTGGTCAACGTCGGCTCCGGCGGCCAGTTCACCGCCACGCTCGGCGCGGGCACCGCCCTCGCCCTGCACGCCGGCGCCCGTACCTGCTCCGGCGGTACGACGCCCCCGCCGCCGGCGGCCTCCGGCGCCTCGTTCGCCGTCAACGCCACCACCGTGCCCGGGCAGAGCATCCACGTCACCGGCGACCGCGCCGAACTCGGCGCGTGGAACACCGGCAGCGCGCTCAAGCTCGACCCCGCCTCCTACCCCGTCTGGAAGCTCGACGTCCCCCTCCCGCCCGGCACGTCCTTCGCGTACAAGTACGTCCGCAAGGACGCCTCCGGGAGCGTCACCTGGGAGAGCGGAGCCAACCGCACCGCCACCGTTCCCGCGAGCGGCAAGGTCACGCTGAGCGACACCTGGCGCAACTGA
- a CDS encoding GNAT family N-acetyltransferase, with the protein MIIDDGILFRRAEGEDAGLLVRLYDQAARWMQKHGIEQWKPGDKDAAHFRSKMREGEVWIAAGADGQVCGAYELWWSDEEAWGVQPPVAGYVHRLMVAREAAPAGTGRRMLEHAERRIAWTGRERARLDCVSTNPRLLAYYRAAGYRVVGEFPHKEGKDGRIYGVILLEKRLDRLSAV; encoded by the coding sequence GTGATCATTGACGACGGGATCTTGTTCCGGCGGGCCGAGGGCGAGGACGCCGGCCTGCTGGTGCGGCTCTACGACCAGGCCGCCCGCTGGATGCAGAAGCACGGGATCGAGCAGTGGAAGCCCGGTGACAAGGACGCGGCGCACTTCCGGTCGAAGATGCGCGAGGGTGAGGTGTGGATCGCCGCCGGCGCCGACGGGCAGGTCTGCGGGGCGTACGAACTGTGGTGGTCCGACGAGGAGGCCTGGGGGGTCCAGCCGCCCGTCGCGGGCTACGTGCACCGGCTGATGGTCGCCCGCGAGGCCGCCCCCGCCGGGACCGGGCGCCGCATGCTCGAACATGCCGAGCGGCGGATCGCCTGGACCGGACGGGAGCGGGCGCGGCTGGACTGCGTCTCCACCAACCCCCGGCTGCTCGCGTACTACCGGGCCGCGGGCTACCGGGTGGTCGGGGAGTTCCCCCACAAGGAGGGGAAGGACGGCAGGATCTACGGGGTGATCCTGCTGGAGAAGCGGCTGGACCGGCTCAGCGCCGTGTGA
- the cutA gene encoding divalent-cation tolerance protein CutA yields the protein MATEIVIAQTTIDSEHRAAELARGAVEARLAACAHVDAPLTAAYRWKGAVETATEWRVSYKTTRTRLPALTAWVTREHAYDVPEWIVLPVEAGSPAYLTWITEETAPE from the coding sequence ATGGCAACCGAGATCGTCATCGCCCAGACCACCATCGACAGCGAACACCGCGCGGCCGAACTGGCCCGTGGCGCGGTGGAGGCCCGCCTGGCCGCCTGCGCCCACGTCGACGCCCCGCTCACGGCGGCCTACCGCTGGAAGGGCGCGGTCGAGACGGCCACCGAATGGCGCGTCTCGTACAAGACGACCCGAACCCGCCTGCCCGCCCTGACGGCATGGGTGACCCGGGAACACGCCTACGACGTCCCGGAATGGATCGTCCTCCCGGTGGAAGCCGGCTCCCCGGCCTACCTCACCTGGATCACCGAGGAAACCGCCCCGGAGTAG